A region of the Haematobia irritans isolate KBUSLIRL chromosome 5, ASM5000362v1, whole genome shotgun sequence genome:
ATGGATCCATTTTCTCCGCCATACTCTTTGGGTAAATATTTCAAAGGTACATGCTGCGTCAATAATTCCATTTTATTACCATGAACATACATCtagaaaaatacaataaaaaaaaataatttttaaatgctttttgttaaaattctttaaatgaaCATACTCGACTTTGTTGTTTAGCAGACATCATAGGCTTGATCATATTGAAGACTGGTTCAAATCCCGTTGGGGTATTTATGAAATGTTGTGCCTTAGGTCTAATTGGCAATGCTTCTTCAGAGAATACAGTCATTTTCTTTGCCAACGAAGGAGTCATTTGAAAGAAATGTGCCATGGTAGCCTTTTCAAAATCTCCAATGAAAACAACACCATTAACATTGATATAGTCATCTTCCAATAATACAATCTCTTGCAATGTTTGGAACAACAGCATTACATCTTCTGCACTGTATTTATCGCACGAATATAGGCCCATGCGCATTATACATATACGAGGGCCGTTTTCATTTAGCGGAGTGGGTAAATAGAGCCACGTTCTAGGAAGatgaaagttttatatattatattaataatTGCTAATTAAAGTTAGTCTATAAATTGTGATGACCCTA
Encoded here:
- the LOC142240829 gene encoding alpha-tocopherol transfer protein-like; this encodes MANIRPLNEDLQKAAAELGEIPSRLVEDLTALKEWIAQQPHLKANTDDQFLVAFLRGCKYSLERAKAKIDKFFTLKSKFPEIFCATNVDDPKLRELIRMGTWLYLPTPLNENGPRICIMRMGLYSCDKYSAEDVMLLFQTLQEIVLLEDDYINVNGVVFIGDFEKATMAHFFQMTPSLAKKMTVFSEEALPIRPKAQHFINTPTGFEPVFNMIKPMMSAKQQSRMYVHGNKMELLTQHVPLKYLPKEYGGENGSIEEITKMWEQKLDQYREYFKKNADYGTDEKLRPGKAIDFNSIFGIDGSFRKLDVD